The nucleotide window TTAGAGATTACTTGTTCACTGTTCACTGTTCACTGTTTACTGTTTACTGTTTACTGTTCACTGTTCACTGTTCACTGTTCACTGTTTACTGGTCAAAAGCTGACCTGAATTTAAGATAAACTCCTGAATATATCTGTATAGACAAAATAGACTATTTAAAAGATCATATCTTTTAAACATTTTACTTAGAATAACTATTTTAGAGACGGAGCAAGAAGCGATAGTTATTGCTTTAAAACCCCTCTATTTCAGGAGTTAAACTCGTTTTAAAAATTGTATCTCATGACAAACTTCCGAATTCAAGAAAAACAAAAAGACTTAGAGGTTCGGCTTGAAAAATTGAAATTTTTATTTTCTCAAATCGGGCAAAAAATCGAGCAGATTTATCAACAAGGCGATTTATCCCCTGTTGGATGTTGGATTGTTCGCTATCAAGCTAAAGGACAAGGAGGAAGTTATTGGTATTATAAATGGCAATCTCATCAAGCGATTTTTATCACTAAGCAGGGAACAAAATCTTATCAAAAATACATTGGAAAAGCCGGCAGTCCAGCTTTTAATCAAGCAGTAGAGATGATGATGCGCCGGAATTTAATAGAAGCATTACAAGCAGTTCATCATATTATAGAATTGGGACTATTGGATTTAGAAGAAGAAGCGTCCAGAGAGAATTAAGGGGAACTGTCCTTAACCTTTCTAGAGAATTCCTTAACAACTCACCAAATTGAGCAATATGGCCTAAAAATAGATTCATCTGTCTATTACATCAAAACTTGTATGGGCGCTAACAAACGAATTGGAATTCTCACCAGTGGGGGTGACTGTGCCGGATTAAATCCTGTCATTCGCGCTGTCGTTCATCATGCTAGAGGTAATTATAACTGGGATGTCTTGGGAATTTGCCAAGCGACTCAGGGGTTGATGACTCGTCCTCCTCAAGCGATCGAATTAGATATTCATGATATCGATCGCCTATTAACCCTTGGGGGGACAATGTTAGGAACAACCAATAAGGGTGATCCTTTTGCCTTTCCGATGCCGGATGGAACATTACAGGATCGCTCTGATGATATTATAGAAGGCTATCACAGTTTAGGATTAGATGCCCTGATTGGCATTGGGGGGGATGGCAGTTTAGCGATTTTGCGACGCATTGCCGAACAAGGGGGGTTAAACCTAGTGGGTATTCCTAAAACCATCGATAATGATGTCGGACTAACAGAAAATTCTATCGGGTTCGATACTGCCGTTAATATTGCTACAGAAGCCCTAGATCGTCTTCATTTTACCGCAGCGAGTCATAATCGAGTGATTATTCTAGAAGTGATGGGACGTGATGCCGGTCATATTGCCCTCAGTGCAGGAATTGCCGGCGGGGCTGATATTATTTTAATTCCAGAAATTCCCTATAAACTCGAAAATGTATGTCGTCATATTAAAAAACGTCAAGACCGGGGAAAACATTTCTGTTTAGTGATTGTTTCCGAGGCGGTTTGTACTGAAGGGGGAGAACCCGTTACCCAAATGCAACAATTTGGGGAATGTCGTTTAGGCGGTATTGGCCAATATATTGCTAGTCAAATTGCTGAATATACCGGGGCAGAAACCCGCGTAACCGTGTTAGGCCATGTTCAACGGGGGGGAATACCTTCAAGTAGCGATCGCCTCTTAGCTTCTGCTTTTGGGGTCGCCGCCGTAGATTTAATTGCTCAAGGTAAATTCGATCAGATGGTCGTCTGGCAAAATCGTCAAGTCTCTAGTGTACCTATTGCTGAAGCGATTAAACATTACAGAAATGTTGAGGCTGATGGAACAATGGTCAAAACCGCGAGAGGGTTAGGCATTTGTTTAGGCGACTAATAATAATGGATAATTAATTAATCCGGTTTCAAGCCTCTACTGTTGTAGGGTGCGTTAATAAAATGTAACGCACCACCTTCACGTCAAAGTCGATCCTAGAGGTTTGATCGCAGCTAACCCAAATATGTAGAAAATTGTAGAGAGCTTTGCAAAATTGAAACAACTACGCTAAACTGTAGTTAGTCGAGAGGAACTCTCATGAAAAAACCGACTGTCAAAGTAGTTAAAGTAACTACTACTGGTTTTGAACTCAGCGACGGGAGGTATTATCCGCACCCTGTCCCATTGACAGAAGAGGAATTACCTACCGTTGAGGAATTTCAAGAATACTACGACCATTGGTTCAATTTGTTAAGCATAGAACATGAAAGAGAAGTTGCTAACGACTGCTGAAACTTGCGAAATGCTCCATGTTTCACGCTGGACTCTAAAAAAATGGGAAGATTCTGAAGAATTAATTCCTATTAGAACAAAAGGAGGACATAGAAGATACAAATTGTCTGATGTCAATAGATTAATAGGCAATAAAATGACTTCTGAGGATACCAATCCTGACATCGTTGCTGTTTATTGCCGTGTTTCTTCTCATGAACAAAAAACCAAAGGGGATTTAGACCGACAAAAAGCCAGAGTTTTAGAACACTGCCTCAAGAAAAAATATAACGTTGAATATATTTTTACTGAGGTGGGGTCAGGGATGAATGATAATAGAAGCCAACTAAAAAGATTGTTTCATTTAGTCCGCTCCCATTTAATCAATAGGGTTCTAATTGAACACAAAGATCGCCTTACAAGATTTAATTATTCTTTCTTGGAGGCGTTTTTTAGTAGTCATGGCGTAGTAATTGAATGTCTTGAAAATATCCTCCCAAAGAGTTATGAGGCAGAATTGGTTGAAGATATAGTTTCGCTGATGGCTTCTATGAGTGCGAAAATATATGGAAAGCGTTCTGCTTGTAACAGAAAAAAGAAAGCTCATCTTTAATAACGTAAATGGAGACGAGCCATGCAATTAGTGCAAAGACATATAGTTAGCCAATCTCATTCTTATTGGAAATATTTTGACCAACAATGTTTTTTGTCTAAAAACTTGTTTAATCTCACTAACTATGAGATGCGCCAATATTTCTTTAGCACTAAGTCAGTTTTAGGATTTACAGAACTTTATCACAAAGTTTCTCAAACTGATGCTTACTACTCAATGCCTAATACTAAGGTAGCTAAACAAGTTATTAGGAGAATACATAAAGCGTGGGTGGGGTATAAATCAGCGCACAAAGACTGGCAAAAAAATCCACATAAATATCTAGGAGAACCAAGATTACCAAAATACAAACCCAAGGAAAAAGGGCGTTATATGCTCGTTTTCCCCCTAGAAACAGTTTCTAAGCCTTATTTAAGAAAAGGTAGAGTTAAACTCACTCCATGTCCAATTCAGATTGAAACAGGGCTTCAAGAAGTTATTGAAGTGCGTGTTGTTCCTCGTTCAGGATGTTATGTTATTGAGGTGGTTTATGAGCAACAAGAGTTAGAAAAAACAACAGGGAATATTGTAGCTGGATTAGATATAGGACTTGTTAACCTAGCCACTCTAACAACAAATCAGTCAGGTGTAAAACCTTTACTGATAAAGGGAGGGGCATTGAAAGCGATTAACACTTACTACAATAAACAAAAATCTAAAATCCAGTCTAATCTAGAGCTAAGACATAAAGTAAAAACAAGTAACCGACTTAATGCTTTAACTCATAAGCGTAACTGCCGAATAGATAACTATCTTCATACCACCAGCAGAAGAATCATTGATTGGTGTATTGCTAATCAAATAAATACTCTAGTTATTGGTAAAAATGAAGGATGGAAACAGTCAATTAACATTGGAAAGAGAAACAATCAACAATTCGTAAATGTCCCTCATGCAAAGTTAATTGACCAAATTATTTATAAGGCAACGTTAGTAGGAATTGAAGTAATTACAACCGAAGAGAGTTATAGTAGCCAAGCGTCCTTTCTACATTTTGACCCGCTTCCTAAATATGGAGAAAAGAAACCCAAATTTAGTGGCAAAAGAGTTTGTAGAGGACTATATAAATCAGATTTAGGAATCTTAAATGCGGACATAAATGGCTCGTATAACATCATCCGTAAACAAGTAAAGTCAAATGCTATCTTTGATAGCCATGACTTAAAGGCATTGCCGTTTATGCCTTCAGTGCTAGACCCACTGAGAACACACAACATCAATTTTCTACAAGTTGTGTGAACGGTTAGGAATTTAATAAACTATGGATGCCCAAGAATTACTCAGACGGTATGCTGATGGGGAAAGGGACTTTACTGGTGTTGACTTAAGAAATGTCAACTTGAGAGAAGCTGAATTTAGAGGAATTAATTTGAGTGGAGCTAATCTCAGTGGGGCTAAACTTGATTTGATTTCCTTTTCAGGTAATCTCGGTGGTGCTAACTTGAAGGGTGCTAGCATGAGAGGCTCTTGTTTGACTGGTTACTGTTTCCTCAACAACGCTAATTTGAGCCAAGCCAACCTGAGTGGCTCTGAACTGGTTTGCGCTAGGCTGATAGGAGCTAACTTGAGAGGAGCTATTCTCAGTAATACTAATCTGAGTGATTCTCTGCTGGGAAGTGCTGATTTGACAGAGGCATATCTCGGTAATGCTAATTTGACGAGAGCTAGGTTGAGGGGTGCTAATTTGAAAAGGGCTGTTTTTACTGGGGCGATTCTGATCGAGACTTGTTTTGGATCAGCCCAAAATTGGGACTGGGTTCATTTCGACAAAACCTTCTTCTGGAAAACTATACTGCCCGACGGAACTATTGTGGTCGCTCCCACTTATAGGAGCTACTACGACAAATGAGTGCGATTTCTCTTGTAGTGCTTCGCTGTGAAATGTAATGCACCACCTTTATATTAAACTGACGGTGCGTTACGCTGCGCTAACACACCCTACATAAGTAAGTACATAATTAAGAATTGAGTTGGCGGGTCAGATGAACCAGTTCAGGAAGGATTAATTTTTCTAAGGCTAGTTTAACGGCATTGGTTGAACCAGGAACAGAAAAGATCAGTTTTTGACGATAAACCCCCGCAATTGCCCTAGAAGCCATTGCCCTTGACCCGATTTCTTGATAACTTAACCAGCGAAATAATTCCCCAAATCCGGGTAAGGTCTTCTCTAATAATTGAACTAATGCGTCATAGGTGGTATCCCTCGGCGCAATTCCTGTTCCTCCGTTCAAAATAATCGCTTCTATTTCCGCACGATCGCCCAATTGGCTTAACTGAATTTGAATCTGTTGCGGTTCATCAGGAATTATGGTATAATATACCGTTCCATGTCCAGCTTGTTGAAGTAAGTGCTGGATTGTTTGACCACTGCGATCGGTTTCGGGGGTACGGGTATCACTCACCGTAATTACAGCACAGTTAACGGCGATCGCTTCTTGATCTCGATGAGGAATAAAATTCATATTAGTCATTAGTTATGAGTCAACAGTCATTAGTTATGAGTCAAAGATCTTGATTTGTTAACACTCAAAGGTAGATTCACCAGTTCATGTCCTTTAAGCTAGAACCAGATATAGATTTAACAAACTAATGACCAGTGACCAATGACTAATAACTAATGACCAGTGACTAATAACTAATGACTATTTTACGCTTTAGTAAATTCTAATCCGTGTTCTTGTGCATAACGTTCCATAAAACGCATGAAGCGCTCCCATTCATCCGGAGAATTCATAATCAATATAGCTTCAATGGCGTGAGGCTTTCCATTGATAAATTTCCCTTTTACTTCCCTAGAGACGATTTCTCCTTCTGAGTCGATTAAATACATCCCTGTGACTTCTTGGGTTTGCTCATCCGCAAAAATGTTGGGAGACTCAAAATAAAATGTAGCTGTACCACTATCTCCAGTACGAGACCGAGTTAATCGAATAGTCGGAATTGCGTCTTCTACTAAGCCTCTTGCGAATTGAATTTGTGCCATTCTGTTTCCTATCAATTTTAATTTATTATACATTTCTTAATCATCTCACAGAAAAGGAAATAGACAATAGGGGAACAGATTTATGCACCAGCATCAAAAGAGTCACCCTACAATTGAGTAGTATGTTTATTAATCCTCACCAGTACAATGGTATTACTGGAAGCCGAAGTCCATTCATCTTTACTGGGTTATCTCAGAACCCATAACCGCTCAAATTGGATTCATCATTTAACGATGGCGCGAATTGTCTCCCGGGCGTTGCGTTTACAACGGAGTGCTTTAATTCAAACGGGAAGTACATCATCTCGCTATAATGTCAGTTATCTGACTCCTGCTTTATTGACGGACAGTCCTTTAATTTTGGTTGTCCCTGAGTTCCTTCAAGAAAAATTGTTACAAGTGGATATTCCTCAACTTCAAGAGTGGTTGGAGTCGGATAAATCCATTTATGCTGGCGATCGCTGGCCTTTCCCTGAATTTGACGGAGTGATGGTGACTTCCCCTCAAGCTTGGTTGAGCGATCGCGTTGAGAAAAAAGGCTATTTTCCCCCAGATATTCCTACTCTCATTGAAGGCGCAAATGAATTAGAAGAATGGGCGAGAACGTATCTAACGGTTTCTATTGTCTCTCAAGACTGGAATAATCTGATCGATCGATGTTGCGCTCAAGCTGAATTCATTCGAGATGTACGAGTTAAACTGACGAAAGAGATTTTTAATCGTCCTAAAAATCCCTATGAATGTTATTTAATTGAGCAATACGAAAAAGATTTATTACAAGATCTCTGTGATTTGATCGCCTCAGAAATTGAAGAAAATTCTCCCTTTGTGGAATTTTGTCGTCAAAGTGAGACGGAAAATCAAATCCTCTGGATCTCAGTTGATCGAGAAAAGGGGCAATTTACTTTACATAGTAGTCCGGTTAAAGTTGCTGATGATTTACGTCCGATTTGGCAACAACAACCTATCGTTTTTATGGGGGGATTTTTAGATAGTGAGAAAGAAGCGACGATTTATCGTCAAAAATTGGGAATAGGAGATTTATTATGTCTGAAATTTAATCCTAACCGCAGTAGTGAATATATTCATCTCTATTTACCCGCTCGTCTTCCTTTGCCGAATACTCCTGAATTTAAAACGGTATTAATTCAGCAAACTTATCGTTTAGTGAGTCTTTGTTATCATATTGAACGACCTATAGTTATTGTGGTTGATGATGTTCCTTTAAAGGCTCAAGTGGGGTCAGTTTTAGCGGCTGAATTTGGCTCTAGAGTTGTGGTAGAAAGACAAGAATTAGAAAAGAATGCCATTTTAGTTTGTGGTTGGAATTTTTGGCATCAAAATCAAGAGTTATTCCCCACTCCTCAATTGTTAGTTATTGCGACTTTGCCTATTCCTTCTCCAGAAAATCCTTTAGTTGCTGCCCAAGTGACTTATTATAAAAATCAGCGACAAGATTGGTTTAGGGTTTATTTATTACCCACAGCGTTAAAAGAAATTCAACGGGCGGTTATGCCTTTACGAGAGTCTCAAGGGGTGGTTGCTTTGTTGGATAGTCGGGTCAATTTTCGCAGTTATGGGACTCAAATTTTAACCGCTCTTGAACCTTATGCCGGGATGAATTATATTGATAATGATTGGTTTTTTTAAAAGGGTTGATTATTGTCCGCAGATGAACACGGATGAACACGGATAAGAGGCTCATCACTAATATAAGTGGAAGGATTATAAGGATAGGTTAATGCTATTGGGAAATAAAGTGTTTTTTTAAGATTTCTGATAAGTATTCATATTGCTCAATTGTGTTGTAAATTTGGGCTGAGATTCTAATATATTTTTGATTGGATTTCCAAGGAACGGTCGGCACTTCTATTTTAAATTCTTTTAACATTCTATTATACAATAATTCACCGGATAAAGCAATATTTTCTAAACTAATTGAAGCCATCGATCCGATCATTTCATCGGGACAAGGAAGGCTTACTTGTAGGGTTTGAGCTAGAAGATTCCTAGCCTCTAAAACAAGTTGATGATTATGTTTCCATACATCTGGCCATCCTTGAGGCAGTAATGAACCCATAAATTGAATCGCTTTAGGAACGGATAAATAAGCGGTCGGATCATCTGTCCCCATCCAATCAAATTCTAAGCGAAAAAATGAGCGATCGCTTCTAGGAGAGTTAGCGCCATGACTAATAATTAAAGGACGGATTAACTCTTGTTTATCGGGTCGAACATAGAGAAATGCAGCACCTTTGGGAGCGCATAACCATTTATGACAATTACCGGTGTAATAGGCTGCTCCGATACTATCAATATTAACAGGTATTTGTCCGGGGACATGAGCCGCATCAACTAGAGTGTCTATCCCTCGGTTAGCTAATTCTTTAACTAAAGTTTCTATGGGGAAAATTAAAGCGGTAATACTGGTAATATGATCTAATAAAGCTAATTTAGTTTTAGGGGAAACATGGGCTAAAATTGCCTCTGTTATTTGTTGAGGAGAGTGGAGGGGGAAAGGAACATCCGCTATAACAACTTTAGCACCGGTTCGGTGAGCGATAAAATTAACCGCATTCAGACAAGCATTATAGGTATGATTGGTAATTAAAATTTCGTCTTCCGGTTGAAAAGAGAGGCAACGTAAGACAGTATTTACCCCAAAAGTTGCATTAGGAATAAAGGCTAAATTATCCCCATCAGCATTAATAAAATGGGCTAATTCTTGTCTTGCTTGATCGAGTAACCCCTCTAATTCTCTGGCTAAAAAGTGGAGGGGTTGACGTTCTAATTTTTGTCGGAGGGAATTTTGATAGTCTAAAACAGGAATAGGAGTCGCTCCATAAGAGCCATGATTGAGAAAATAAATGTTTTTGTCAAGTAACCAATGGTGTTGCATTTTGTAGGGTAGGTACTACTTACCAAAACTGATTAATCTAATTTTAAATTACAAATTGGCTTGAACCTAATCCTTAAAATTTTGTAGGGTGGGCACTGCCCACCTTTTTAGTAAACAGTAAACAGTTAACAGTTATAGCAAACGTCAAGACACTTAGAACATTTTTTCAACCTTAAATCTCTTGCATAAAACAAAGGCAAACTTTTGACTTACTTGGTGCAAGAAGTCGATGATTTTAAATAACTAAGATGACTATAAGCCATAAATTGAGTTATAACTGATGAATAATAGCCAAATTGACCTTTAACCTGATGTTAACTCGTCTATTCCTCATATTGATAACTTTATTCTTAAATGTCCCTCCTAATCCCATTCTTGCTCAAAACATCGATCAACTGTTTGAACAAGGCAACGCCGCCCAAAATGAGGGAAACTTTACAGAAGCAGAACGGATTTTTCGCCAAGTCATAAAAATTAATCCTAACAATGCAGATGCTTACAGATATCTGGGCATTGCCCTAAGAAATCAAGGGAAGTTGGAAGAGGCGATCGCAGCCTACAATACAGCCATCGAAATCAATCCTAATTATGCAGAAGTCTACAACAATCTGGGGGTTGCCCTATACTATCAAGGGAAGTTAGAAGAGGCGATCGCAGCTTACAATACAGCCATCGAAATCAATCCTAATTATGCAGAAGTCTACAGCAATCTGGGCTTTGCTCTATCTAATCAAGGGAAGTTAGAAGAGGCGATCGCAGCCTACAATAAAGCCATCGAAATCAATCCTAATTATGCTTTTGCTTACATAGGTCTGGGGATTGCCCTATACAATCAAGGGAAGTTAGAAGAGGCGATCGCAGCTTACAATAAAGCCATCGAAATCAATCCTAATTATGCAGAAGTCTACAGCAATCTGGGCTTTGCCCTATACAATCAAGGGAAGTTAGAAGAGGCGATCGCAGCTTACAATACAGCCATCGAAATCAACCCTAATGATGCTTTTGCTTACAACAATCTGGGGATTGCCCTATCTAATCAAGGGAAGTTAGAAGAGGCGATCGCAGCCTACAATACAGCCATCGAAATCAACCCTAATGATGCTTTTGCTTATAACAATCTGGGGGTTGCCCTATACAATCAAGGGAAGTTAGAAGAGGCGATCGCAGCCTACAATACAGCCATCGAAATCAACCCTAATGATGCTTTTGCTTACATAGGTCTGGGGATTGCCCTACATGATCAAGGGAAGTTAGAAGAGGCGATCGCAGCCTACAACAAAACCTTAAGTTTAGCAGATAAGAAAGCAGATCGCGCTAGCGTTCACACTTTAGCTCACACTACTTTAGGTTATGCTCTTCAGCAACAAGGGAAATTAGAAGAAGCTATTGCAGAATATGAAAAAGCCCTTAAAATCGATCCTAACAACACAACTGCTCAAAACAACCTGAAAGAAGCACTAATTCAATTAACCATAAAACTCTATCCTAGCCTAACAGTAGTAGATGAACAAAAACACATCCCCTGGGACGAACCCTTAATCAAAGAATTACGAGCAACAGTGCGAATTATTGCCCTAGTTTCCCCAGAGGGTTATTCTATCGCTTCAGGTTGGGTAGTCAAGCGCTCTGGTGATACAGTTTGGATTGTGACTAACCGCCATGTTATCAGCGATCGGAAAACTCAGCGCCTCGCTACTGACATAAAAGTTCAGTTTTTTAGTGAATTGGAAGACCCCCAGCGCCCTCGCTACACAGCTACCATAGAAAAATTCACTGATCAGGGTGAGTCATTAGATTTAGCTGTCTTGAAAGTAAGCGGCATTCCCTCAGACATTCAACCCTTAACCCCTTACACCGGCAGACTTAATCGTAATACTCCCGTACAAGTGATCGGACATCCTAATGCCCTTGAAATACCTTGGAATACTTCCAAAGGAGATGTTATGAACTACAATCCTAACAATTCCACTTTTCCGATCGATGCTTATGTCAGTCAAGGTAATTCAGGGGGGCCAGTGATTAACGAACAAAAGCAGATTATTGGCATGATGGTAACGATTAGAAGAAGAGAAGAAGTTGCTATTGCTTATAATCCCAATGAACCAGCCCCCAATTTAGATGATATTGTTCCTGCTACGGGTGATGCAGGTATAGCCTATCGTATTGATATTGTTATGGAAAAATTGCAGAGTTGGGGCATTTTACCTTAATTACCATATATGACTATCAATAAAAAGACGTAGAGACATTGCATGCAACGTCTCTACAGGACAAATTAAGGGAGTTTATATTTATCAACAAGCATGAAGCTCTATTTATGCCCAGGTACTTAGTCCATCAAAAATTTATGAAATCATAAAATTATATAATCAAACCCTCTTACCCAAATTTACCGAAGCTACTAACCTTACTTAGGAGTAAAATTAATGAAATTAAAATTAGGATTTTTTGGCTTATCATTACTACTGAGTTTTCTTCCCCTTTCCGTGAATGCTTGTCCTAATGGAAACCCCCAAGCATTAGCTTATATTCGCCGAGATAACAACCGATGTGAGGGACTCTTACAAGAGACAATTACTCGTGCTTTTGAATTAGTTTCCTTTTCTACCCAAAACTTAAGCAGTAACTACCCAAATACCCTTAAAATACGAGTTCCTACCTCTAATCGAATTCTCCCAAATATTACCCTAGAATCCCCCTATCGAAACTATTATTTAAGTCAATTACAACCAAGTTTTACCCCTAAAGGATACACTTTTGACCTTAATACTTACGTCCTCAAACAGGCTAAAATTCCCCCTCAAACTCTCTTGTCCACTGCTTTTATTGAGGAAGATTCAAAACGGGTTTTTCTGCCCGTAATATTAGGACAAGCTTCCGATCAATATGTGTTTATTATTTATAGTCCTCAACCGATGAAAATTCCTAAATTTGAAATCCGCAGAAATGGTAAAACAGTTTACAGTAATCCTCGTAATATTCCCCAACGTAATTATATATCGTTTACTTGGAAATATGGACAAGCACCGGCGGGACAGTATGAACTTTATTTAGAAAATGACCAAAAGAAATCAACTCGCTTTTACTTTAACCACTATCCCAATTTATTAAAATAAAAAAAATATGCTTCCGAAAAATATACCCCCTCCCAAACGGAGACGAACGATTAAACTTATAAGCAGTAAATTCATACAAATATTTAGCAGAGTTTGGCGATTTATAACTAAAAATAGTAGTAAAATTTTCAAAAATAGATCAGCCTCATGGCAAAAAGTCAGAGGATGGGATAAAGTCTTTGCTGTAGGGTTACTCATTTTCTGGTTAGGACTGATTTTAGGTAACTTTGTTTTTAAAGGGTTATATGTCTTTGAAGGCAACTTACTGGTGACAGAAATGAACTTTACTTATGGTGGATATGTAGATAAAACCTTTTTAAAAACCTTTGATGCTATTGAAAGTTTAGACATCCAAGGAAAACAAAAAGAACCTTTAACCTTAACCGGAAAATTTACCAGCGATGATGACACCCTTAACCAAAACCTCAGTAAAATAAAACAACTCGAAATAGAGTTTTCTTATACGACTAGCCGTGTAATTTTTGCTCCTACCCAACCGAGTGAATTAACTTTAGACACTTTAATAATTCCCCCTAATACTCAAGTCAATCAACTAAATTATCAAGATAAATACAATCAATTATCCTTTTGTTTGCAAGCTGCCGAACTTCAATTAAATTCATGTTATATCAATGAATATGAAACCTCTAATCAAGATTTATTCTCTGTAGGCAAATTAGACTTAAAACTAGGACAACAACTCATTACCGTTAGTTTAGCAATGGTTAATATTCCTCAACTCGGTATTAAAGCCCATCTAAATAACCCTCAAGAAATTACCTTTCAATTTACTCCCAATGTTGATCAATCCTTACTAACCCTACTTTCTCCAAGTCAAATTTATCTTAAATTACCTGACCCTAATTCCTCTAATTCTTCTCAAATTGAAAACAACCTTGATGTTAAAAATGTTCAATTTTCTCAGTATGAAAACCCCCAAACAGTTACAGAAAAATTTAAACAATCTACTGTCTTAAAAGGAGAAGTCCGCTTAGGAGATGAAATTATCAAACTTCAACAAAATCAATTTTTAACTATTTTATCAAAACCCGGTATTAAAAAAATATACTCAATTAAAATCAAAACAGAATCTCCCCAAGGATTAGATGTATTATTCACAGGAGAAAGTACAGGAATTGCTACAGGACTTTATGAAGAGTTACCCGTCCAAACCCTTGAACCCAGTTGGTTATCTCAATATTTATCTGAAGAAGCGATCGCTGCTATTATCGGGTTTATTAGTGCATTTACGGGTATTTTAATTCCTCGATTATTTCCTGAACCTTCACAAAAACCCTAATCATACCATTTCTGAAAAATCAAACTACAGTCTTTGATACGTCACCGGACGCATCCTACAATTTGAGTGAGAAGATTGTGGAGTTACAATTTTCAGAATTGGTATTAAATAACGGCGATGTGATCAAAATCACCTC belongs to Gloeothece citriformis PCC 7424 and includes:
- a CDS encoding RNA-guided endonuclease InsQ/TnpB family protein, which gives rise to MQLVQRHIVSQSHSYWKYFDQQCFLSKNLFNLTNYEMRQYFFSTKSVLGFTELYHKVSQTDAYYSMPNTKVAKQVIRRIHKAWVGYKSAHKDWQKNPHKYLGEPRLPKYKPKEKGRYMLVFPLETVSKPYLRKGRVKLTPCPIQIETGLQEVIEVRVVPRSGCYVIEVVYEQQELEKTTGNIVAGLDIGLVNLATLTTNQSGVKPLLIKGGALKAINTYYNKQKSKIQSNLELRHKVKTSNRLNALTHKRNCRIDNYLHTTSRRIIDWCIANQINTLVIGKNEGWKQSINIGKRNNQQFVNVPHAKLIDQIIYKATLVGIEVITTEESYSSQASFLHFDPLPKYGEKKPKFSGKRVCRGLYKSDLGILNADINGSYNIIRKQVKSNAIFDSHDLKALPFMPSVLDPLRTHNINFLQVV
- the psb28 gene encoding photosystem II reaction center protein Psb28: MAQIQFARGLVEDAIPTIRLTRSRTGDSGTATFYFESPNIFADEQTQEVTGMYLIDSEGEIVSREVKGKFINGKPHAIEAILIMNSPDEWERFMRFMERYAQEHGLEFTKA
- a CDS encoding MogA/MoaB family molybdenum cofactor biosynthesis protein, whose product is MNFIPHRDQEAIAVNCAVITVSDTRTPETDRSGQTIQHLLQQAGHGTVYYTIIPDEPQQIQIQLSQLGDRAEIEAIILNGGTGIAPRDTTYDALVQLLEKTLPGFGELFRWLSYQEIGSRAMASRAIAGVYRQKLIFSVPGSTNAVKLALEKLILPELVHLTRQLNS
- a CDS encoding pentapeptide repeat-containing protein, coding for MDAQELLRRYADGERDFTGVDLRNVNLREAEFRGINLSGANLSGAKLDLISFSGNLGGANLKGASMRGSCLTGYCFLNNANLSQANLSGSELVCARLIGANLRGAILSNTNLSDSLLGSADLTEAYLGNANLTRARLRGANLKRAVFTGAILIETCFGSAQNWDWVHFDKTFFWKTILPDGTIVVAPTYRSYYDK
- a CDS encoding ATP-dependent 6-phosphofructokinase gives rise to the protein MGANKRIGILTSGGDCAGLNPVIRAVVHHARGNYNWDVLGICQATQGLMTRPPQAIELDIHDIDRLLTLGGTMLGTTNKGDPFAFPMPDGTLQDRSDDIIEGYHSLGLDALIGIGGDGSLAILRRIAEQGGLNLVGIPKTIDNDVGLTENSIGFDTAVNIATEALDRLHFTAASHNRVIILEVMGRDAGHIALSAGIAGGADIILIPEIPYKLENVCRHIKKRQDRGKHFCLVIVSEAVCTEGGEPVTQMQQFGECRLGGIGQYIASQIAEYTGAETRVTVLGHVQRGGIPSSSDRLLASAFGVAAVDLIAQGKFDQMVVWQNRQVSSVPIAEAIKHYRNVEADGTMVKTARGLGICLGD
- a CDS encoding IS607 family transposase encodes the protein MKEKLLTTAETCEMLHVSRWTLKKWEDSEELIPIRTKGGHRRYKLSDVNRLIGNKMTSEDTNPDIVAVYCRVSSHEQKTKGDLDRQKARVLEHCLKKKYNVEYIFTEVGSGMNDNRSQLKRLFHLVRSHLINRVLIEHKDRLTRFNYSFLEAFFSSHGVVIECLENILPKSYEAELVEDIVSLMASMSAKIYGKRSACNRKKKAHL
- a CDS encoding helicase C-terminal domain-containing protein, with the protein product MVLLEAEVHSSLLGYLRTHNRSNWIHHLTMARIVSRALRLQRSALIQTGSTSSRYNVSYLTPALLTDSPLILVVPEFLQEKLLQVDIPQLQEWLESDKSIYAGDRWPFPEFDGVMVTSPQAWLSDRVEKKGYFPPDIPTLIEGANELEEWARTYLTVSIVSQDWNNLIDRCCAQAEFIRDVRVKLTKEIFNRPKNPYECYLIEQYEKDLLQDLCDLIASEIEENSPFVEFCRQSETENQILWISVDREKGQFTLHSSPVKVADDLRPIWQQQPIVFMGGFLDSEKEATIYRQKLGIGDLLCLKFNPNRSSEYIHLYLPARLPLPNTPEFKTVLIQQTYRLVSLCYHIERPIVIVVDDVPLKAQVGSVLAAEFGSRVVVERQELEKNAILVCGWNFWHQNQELFPTPQLLVIATLPIPSPENPLVAAQVTYYKNQRQDWFRVYLLPTALKEIQRAVMPLRESQGVVALLDSRVNFRSYGTQILTALEPYAGMNYIDNDWFF